Proteins from a single region of Coleofasciculus sp. FACHB-1120:
- a CDS encoding STAS domain-containing protein, which produces MSSAVKVVQPSGLLDGMKGNQLRRDISDVVASGANIVLIDLQDVTFMDSSGLSSLISAQRMVRTAGGKLFLCSINDQAKMLFELTKMNRVFEMFTDREEFNSQIGAS; this is translated from the coding sequence ATGAGTTCTGCCGTCAAAGTTGTTCAACCTTCCGGGCTTTTAGATGGGATGAAGGGCAATCAACTGCGTCGCGATATTAGCGACGTTGTTGCTTCTGGAGCCAATATTGTGTTGATTGACCTTCAGGATGTAACCTTTATGGATAGCTCTGGCTTAAGTTCTTTAATATCAGCTCAGCGAATGGTGCGAACAGCAGGTGGTAAACTCTTTCTCTGCTCTATTAACGACCAAGCAAAAATGTTGTTTGAGCTAACAAAGATGAATCGAGTGTTTGAAATGTTTACAGATCGAGAGGAATTTAACAGCCAAATAGGAGCCAGTTAA